The Nitrospiria bacterium genomic interval ATCAAATTCAACAGCGCTTAAAAAAGCTTGAGGAACTCAAAGCAAAAGGAATTTCCCCTTTCGGAAAACGCTTTGAGGTTACCCACCACGCAAAACCCCTCTTGGTCCAATACGAAAAAGAGGATAAGGAATCCTTGGAAAAACTAAACGTCACCTGCCAGGTCGCAGGGAGAATTTTGGGGTATCGTGGATTCGGAAAAACCGCTTTTATGCATATCCAGGATGAAACCGGAAAAATTCAGATCTATACCAAAAAAGGGGAACTTCAAGAGGACCATGTGTTTCTTTTAGACCGGTTAGACTTGGGAGACTATATCGGAGCGAACGGAAAACTGTTCCGGACCAAAACCAATGAACTAACCCTTCATGTGGAGGAAATCACTCTTTTATCGAAATCCTTGCGCCCTCCCCCGGAAAAATGGCATGGGCTCAGTGACGTGGAAACACGCTATCGACAGCGGTATGTGGATCTTTTCGCCAACTCCGAAGTCCAAGAGGTTTTCAGGAAACGCAACCGGATCATTCAGGGCATCCGGACTTTTTTAAACAGCCGCGGGTTTTTAGAAGTGGAAACCCCTATGATGCATTCCATCGCTGGCGGAGCAGCGGCCCGACCTTTTGAAACCCATCATAATGCTCTGGACATTCCCCTATTTCTTAGAATTGCCCCGGAACTTTACTTAAAAAGGCTTTTGGTGGGAGGGTTTGAAAAAATATATGAAATCAACCGGAACTTCCGGAACGAGGGAATCTCCACGATCCACAATCCAGAATTCACCATGCTTGAATTTTATGTGGCCTACGCGGATTTTAAAGACCTGATCCCGCTAACCGAGGAATTAATCGTCACTCTGGCCAAGGAAACTTTGGAAACATTAACGTTTTCCTATGGTGAGCATCAGATCGACCTGACCCCTCCCTGGAATCGGTTTACTTACCGTGAAGCCATTCAAAACACATTATCCCTAAAACCGGAACAGTTACAGGACCGAACCGAAATGATCCGGGTAGCTGAAAAGATGGGAATCACACTTCAGGAAAATCTTCCACTGGGAAAAATCCTCAGCGAAATTTTCGAGCATACAGTGGAAACCACGCTGGTTCAACCCACTTTTATCACGGAATATCCCATTGAAATTTCTCCCTTGGCGAAACGGAATGATCAGAACCCCCTTTTCACCGACCGCTTTGAGCTCTACATCGGAACGAGGGAAATTGCCAATGCATTCTCCGAGCTGAATGATCCCATTGAACAAAAATCCCGATTTGAGGAGCAGATGGCCCAAAGAGAAGCAGGAGATCCGGAAGCCCACCAAATGGATGAGGATTTTATTAGGGCCTTGGAATACGGGATGCCCCCTGCCGCCGGGGAAGGTATCGGAATTGACCGCCTGGTCATGTTACTGACCCAACAATACTCTATCCGGGATGTCATCTTTTTCCCCCAATTGAAACCGGAAGGCCGGTAGGCCCCTAAGACCTTTTCTATGAAATTTTCCTACGAGTTTTTTATTGCCCTTCGATACCTCAAAGCAAAAAGAAAACGTCGATCAATTTCCTTAAACACCTTTATATCCATGGGGGGTGTCACCCTTGGGGTTGCTGCGTTGATTGCCACATTGGCGGTCATGACCGGATTTTCCGAGGATTTAAGGGAAAAAATTGTCGGAACAACCTCCCACATTGTGGTGATGGACCGAACACGGGATGGCGTTTCCAATTATCGAGACCTCTTAACCCAGGTACTGGAGGTTCCTCACGTGGTCTCTGCAGCACCTTTCGTATATAGCCAAGTTCTTCTGACTTCTGAAGTGGGTGTCAGTGGGGTCGTCATACGGGGAATAGACCCGGACATTGAAGGGACGGTCACCGAACTGCCATCCTATATGCGGGAGGGGAAACTGAATCTTTTAAAAGATGAGCCGGTTGATCCGGAGACCGGAATTCCCCAACGGGGAATTATTCTTGGGAAGGAGTTAGCAGGAAAGTTGGGCGCTTTTTTCGGGGAAGAAATTACCGTCATCTCCCCTTCCAGTGTGGTCGGTCCCTTTGGAATGG includes:
- the lysS gene encoding lysine--tRNA ligase, with amino-acid sequence MDLDNDQIQQRLKKLEELKAKGISPFGKRFEVTHHAKPLLVQYEKEDKESLEKLNVTCQVAGRILGYRGFGKTAFMHIQDETGKIQIYTKKGELQEDHVFLLDRLDLGDYIGANGKLFRTKTNELTLHVEEITLLSKSLRPPPEKWHGLSDVETRYRQRYVDLFANSEVQEVFRKRNRIIQGIRTFLNSRGFLEVETPMMHSIAGGAAARPFETHHNALDIPLFLRIAPELYLKRLLVGGFEKIYEINRNFRNEGISTIHNPEFTMLEFYVAYADFKDLIPLTEELIVTLAKETLETLTFSYGEHQIDLTPPWNRFTYREAIQNTLSLKPEQLQDRTEMIRVAEKMGITLQENLPLGKILSEIFEHTVETTLVQPTFITEYPIEISPLAKRNDQNPLFTDRFELYIGTREIANAFSELNDPIEQKSRFEEQMAQREAGDPEAHQMDEDFIRALEYGMPPAAGEGIGIDRLVMLLTQQYSIRDVIFFPQLKPEGR